The proteins below are encoded in one region of Shewanella putrefaciens:
- the glnG gene encoding nitrogen regulation protein NR(I) gives MRMSEQVWILDDDSSIRWVLEKALQGAKLSTASFAAAESLWQALEISQPRVIVSDIRMPGTDGLSLLERLQIHYPHIPVIIMTAHSDLDSAVSAYQAGAFEYLPKPFDIDEAISLVERALTHATEQSPAPAQEAQVKTPEIIGEAPAMQEVFRAIGRLSRSSISVLINGQSGTGKELVAGALHKHSPRKDKPFIALNMAAIPKDLIESELFGHEKGAFTGAANVRQGRFEQANGGTLFLDEIGDMPLDVQTRLLRVLADGQFYRVGGHNAVQVDVRIIAATHQDLELLVQKGGFREDLFHRLNVIRVHLPPLSQRREDIPQLATHFLASAAKEIGVETKIMTKETAAKLSQLPWPGNVRQLENTCRWLTVMASGQEILPQDLPPELLKEPVSVAHAAKGSQDWQSALTEWIDQKLSEGNSDLLTEVQPAFERILLETALRHTQGHKQEAAKRLGWGRNTLTRKLKELSID, from the coding sequence ATGCGAATGAGTGAACAAGTGTGGATCCTCGACGATGATAGCTCGATACGTTGGGTGCTAGAAAAAGCACTCCAAGGTGCCAAACTCAGCACCGCCAGCTTTGCCGCGGCTGAGTCCCTATGGCAGGCATTAGAGATCTCCCAACCTAGGGTAATAGTGTCGGATATCCGCATGCCGGGGACAGATGGACTCAGCCTACTCGAAAGGCTGCAAATCCATTATCCCCATATTCCCGTGATCATTATGACGGCGCACTCGGACTTAGACAGTGCCGTAAGTGCCTATCAAGCGGGCGCATTTGAGTATCTACCCAAACCCTTCGACATCGATGAAGCCATCTCCCTCGTCGAGCGAGCCCTCACCCATGCCACGGAGCAGAGCCCGGCCCCCGCGCAGGAAGCCCAGGTAAAAACCCCCGAAATCATAGGTGAAGCGCCGGCGATGCAGGAGGTATTTCGCGCCATAGGCAGGCTTTCACGCTCATCCATTAGCGTGCTCATTAATGGCCAGTCGGGGACGGGCAAAGAACTGGTCGCTGGCGCATTGCACAAACACAGTCCCCGCAAAGACAAACCCTTTATCGCCTTAAATATGGCGGCGATCCCTAAGGATTTGATCGAGTCTGAACTCTTCGGCCACGAAAAAGGTGCCTTCACCGGCGCCGCCAATGTGCGCCAAGGTCGCTTCGAACAAGCCAATGGTGGCACACTCTTTTTAGATGAAATCGGCGACATGCCGCTGGATGTGCAAACACGACTGTTACGGGTCCTCGCCGATGGCCAGTTCTACCGCGTCGGTGGTCATAATGCGGTGCAAGTGGATGTGCGTATCATAGCGGCAACTCACCAAGATCTTGAATTATTAGTGCAAAAAGGCGGCTTTAGGGAAGATTTATTCCATCGCCTCAACGTGATCCGCGTGCACTTACCACCACTATCACAACGCCGTGAGGACATCCCCCAGCTCGCTACCCATTTTCTGGCTTCGGCGGCAAAGGAAATCGGCGTCGAAACTAAGATAATGACCAAGGAAACTGCGGCTAAGCTCTCGCAGCTCCCCTGGCCGGGTAACGTAAGACAGCTCGAAAACACTTGCCGCTGGCTCACTGTGATGGCTTCTGGACAGGAAATTTTACCCCAGGATTTACCGCCTGAACTGCTCAAAGAGCCTGTGAGTGTGGCCCACGCGGCAAAAGGCAGCCAAGATTGGCAATCAGCACTGACTGAGTGGATAGATCAAAAACTCTCGGAGGGAAATAGCGATCTATTGACCGAGGTGCAGCCCGCTTTCGAGCGTATTCTGCTAGAAACTGCGCTGCGGCATACTCAAGGCCATAAACAAGAAGCGGCGAAACGTTTAGGTTGGGGACGAAATACGCTAACGCGAAAATTAAAAGAGTTGTCTATAGATTAA
- a CDS encoding porin family protein, with translation MKKLSLVTISLLSVLATAQVSAATDTTGFYVGGALNKVTIDGDDFTDSQSGTGIGAYGGYNFNDWFGLEANLFATGDLGDRDVDVSAGALSFTPKFTAQINDIFSVYGKVGIASMAIVLDGNGFDEDLTGFGWTYGVGVNAAVTEHLNIRVSYDVTTGELDADNNRLGLNDIDTDIKQFAVGVHYQF, from the coding sequence ATGAAAAAATTATCTTTAGTTACCATTTCTTTATTATCAGTATTAGCGACAGCCCAAGTTTCTGCGGCCACCGACACAACAGGATTTTATGTAGGTGGTGCATTGAATAAAGTCACAATCGATGGTGATGATTTTACTGACTCTCAGTCAGGTACTGGTATTGGTGCTTACGGCGGTTATAACTTCAACGACTGGTTTGGTTTAGAAGCTAACCTGTTTGCCACTGGCGATCTAGGCGATAGGGATGTGGATGTTAGCGCTGGCGCATTAAGCTTTACACCTAAATTTACCGCACAAATCAATGATATTTTCTCAGTTTACGGTAAGGTGGGTATCGCCTCTATGGCGATAGTGCTCGATGGCAATGGTTTTGATGAAGACTTGACCGGTTTTGGTTGGACCTACGGTGTAGGTGTGAATGCTGCCGTGACCGAGCACCTCAACATTCGAGTCAGTTATGATGTCACTACGGGTGAGTTGGATGCTGATAATAACCGTTTAGGATTAAATGATATCGACACAGATATTAAGCAATTTGCTGTCGGTGTACATTATCAATTCTAA
- a CDS encoding cation diffusion facilitator family transporter yields the protein MTQTSQYDFWVKLASRASVATALTLITIKLLAWLYSGSASMLASLTDSFADALASIINFIAIRYALVPADHDHRYGHGKAEPLASLAQSAFIMGSAFLLLFYGGERLITPAPVENATLGVVVSVVAIVLTLALVMLQKRALAATNSTVVEADSLHYKSDLFLNAAVLLALVLSQYGWWWADGLFAVMIAFYIGHQAFGLGYRSIQALLDRELDEETRQRIKQIAKEDPRVQGLHDLRTRQAGKTVFIQFHLELDGNLSLNEAHSIADTTGLRVKAAFEDAEVIIHQDPVKLEPSLNP from the coding sequence ATGACTCAAACTTCCCAATACGATTTTTGGGTCAAACTGGCTAGCCGCGCTTCCGTGGCTACCGCTTTGACCCTTATTACTATCAAGCTATTGGCTTGGTTATACTCAGGTTCTGCCAGTATGTTGGCGTCCCTGACGGATTCCTTTGCCGACGCACTCGCTTCTATTATCAATTTTATTGCCATTCGCTACGCGTTAGTGCCTGCCGATCATGACCATAGGTATGGTCACGGAAAAGCAGAACCCTTAGCGTCTCTCGCCCAGTCAGCCTTTATTATGGGCTCCGCTTTTTTGCTGCTGTTTTACGGTGGGGAGCGCCTTATTACCCCTGCACCTGTGGAGAATGCTACCCTAGGGGTAGTCGTTTCTGTGGTTGCGATAGTGTTGACACTGGCACTGGTGATGTTGCAAAAACGGGCGCTCGCCGCAACCAATAGCACTGTGGTAGAAGCCGATTCCTTACACTATAAGTCCGACTTATTCCTTAATGCTGCTGTGTTATTGGCATTAGTCCTATCCCAATATGGCTGGTGGTGGGCAGATGGATTATTTGCGGTAATGATTGCCTTTTATATTGGTCATCAAGCCTTTGGCCTAGGTTATCGCTCAATTCAGGCTCTGTTAGACCGAGAGTTAGATGAAGAAACCCGTCAGCGGATCAAGCAAATTGCGAAGGAAGACCCTCGGGTGCAAGGGCTGCATGATTTACGGACGCGGCAGGCGGGTAAAACGGTTTTTATTCAATTCCATTTAGAGCTAGATGGCAATTTAAGTTTAAATGAAGCCCACAGTATCGCCGATACTACGGGCCTTAGAGTCAAGGCCGCATTTGAAGATGCCGAGGTGATTATTCACCAAGATCCGGTAAAACTGGAGCCGAGTCTCAATCCGTAA
- a CDS encoding Spy/CpxP family protein refolding chaperone, producing the protein MKTLSPLKAGLFALFASSAVLATTVNAEPTQGCDHSMGEFHKKGDRMAHDGMHRMFEGLDLTDAQKADIKKLFAEQRAARSENRPTKEARLAHRNELQALITSASFDETQAKALLSAQQERRQEHAIERMKMQNQIYNLLTPEQQAKFKARFEAQVVKEPRG; encoded by the coding sequence ATGAAAACATTATCTCCTTTAAAAGCAGGGCTATTTGCCTTATTCGCAAGCTCAGCGGTATTAGCGACAACGGTCAATGCCGAACCGACTCAAGGTTGTGACCATTCAATGGGTGAGTTCCATAAAAAAGGCGATAGGATGGCCCATGACGGTATGCACAGAATGTTTGAAGGGCTCGATTTAACCGATGCGCAGAAGGCCGACATTAAAAAACTGTTTGCTGAGCAACGTGCCGCTCGCAGTGAAAATCGACCCACGAAAGAAGCACGTTTAGCCCATCGCAATGAGCTGCAAGCCTTAATTACTTCAGCAAGCTTCGATGAAACCCAGGCGAAGGCGTTGCTCAGCGCGCAGCAAGAAAGGCGTCAAGAGCATGCTATCGAGCGTATGAAGATGCAGAACCAAATTTACAATCTGCTGACGCCAGAGCAGCAGGCTAAATTTAAAGCGCGATTTGAAGCACAAGTTGTTAAAGAACCTCGCGGTTAA
- a CDS encoding response regulator: MSRILLIDDDLGLSELLGQLLELEGFKLTLAYDGKQGLELALATDYDLILLDVMLPKLNGFEVLRALRQHKQTPVLMLTARGDEIDRVVGLEIGADDYLPKPFNDRELIARIRAIIRRSHLTAQEIHATPAQEFGDLRLDPSRQEAYCNEQLIILTGTEFTLLHTLALHAGELMNKEELNEIVLGKKLMPFDRSLDMHLSNLRKKLPERSDGRPRVKTIRGKGYIWLP; this comes from the coding sequence ATGAGTCGGATATTATTAATCGATGACGATCTCGGTCTATCAGAACTCCTCGGGCAATTACTCGAGCTAGAAGGGTTTAAGTTAACCTTGGCCTACGATGGCAAACAGGGCCTAGAGTTGGCCTTGGCGACGGATTACGATTTGATCTTACTCGATGTGATGTTACCTAAGTTAAATGGTTTCGAAGTGCTACGCGCCCTACGACAACATAAGCAAACCCCAGTGTTAATGCTGACCGCCCGCGGTGATGAAATCGACCGCGTTGTTGGCCTTGAAATCGGGGCCGACGACTATTTGCCTAAGCCCTTTAACGACAGAGAGCTTATCGCCCGAATTCGCGCCATTATCCGCCGCTCCCATTTAACGGCCCAAGAAATTCATGCGACTCCAGCACAGGAATTTGGCGATCTGCGTTTAGATCCTTCCCGCCAAGAGGCTTACTGTAACGAGCAGTTGATCATACTCACTGGCACAGAATTTACCCTGCTGCATACCCTGGCGCTGCACGCTGGCGAGTTAATGAATAAGGAAGAATTAAACGAAATTGTGCTCGGTAAAAAACTGATGCCCTTCGATCGCAGTCTAGATATGCACCTGTCCAATTTACGGAAAAAGCTTCCCGAGCGTAGCGATGGCAGGCCGAGGGTGAAAACTATCCGTGGCAAAGGCTATATTTGGTTACCCTAA
- a CDS encoding ATP-binding protein, with protein MPNRLFIKLLLGFWLCSSLIIALVGLLPLLQQNHDRAPIPPHLEKMLATVALRIQENPTLLKSDFLRRWERHRDIEGKPLRLYLVNSQGQVLNTNRISRGVRSFMLMTDEEKQPISHQFKDELVFGPHQFTLEGETYFIYGRLPDIHPRPWFFFFIENKLLTLSLAIVLSGLLCALLAWHLGKALNSLKKSANALAEGDLSNRVDRATTQRNDEIGQLATAFNSMADSIEAMVNNQQRLMGDISHELRTPLTRLQLSLALARKKGQQTTETDRIAYEAEQLEKLIAELLELSRVKLSTNETKVKLGLAESLSQVLDDAEFEAEQQGKKITIEIDEDIELAQFPKSLSRAIENLLRNAIRYAQSDIHIHAAQSENHVHITIEDDGPGIDPAELDAIFKPFYRPDSARQRESGGWGLGLAITEAAISAHKGKIKAENRIPHGLKVYMSLPK; from the coding sequence GTGCCTAATCGCTTATTTATCAAATTATTACTCGGATTTTGGCTCTGTAGCTCGCTGATCATTGCTTTGGTTGGCCTATTGCCATTGCTACAACAAAATCACGATAGGGCGCCCATTCCACCGCACCTTGAAAAAATGCTCGCCACTGTCGCATTGCGCATCCAAGAAAATCCGACTCTGCTCAAATCAGATTTTCTGCGCCGCTGGGAAAGACACAGGGATATAGAAGGTAAACCACTGCGGCTGTACTTAGTAAACAGCCAAGGACAAGTGCTTAACACCAATAGGATAAGCCGCGGTGTTCGCAGTTTTATGTTGATGACCGATGAAGAAAAACAACCTATTAGCCATCAATTTAAAGACGAATTGGTTTTCGGTCCCCACCAATTCACCTTAGAAGGTGAAACCTATTTTATCTATGGCCGCCTACCGGATATCCATCCGCGTCCTTGGTTTTTCTTCTTCATTGAAAACAAGCTATTAACTCTAAGTCTAGCGATTGTACTCTCGGGATTACTCTGTGCCCTGCTCGCATGGCACCTAGGCAAAGCATTAAATTCACTTAAAAAGAGTGCCAATGCCCTCGCAGAAGGTGACTTAAGCAACCGCGTCGATAGGGCAACAACCCAACGTAATGATGAAATAGGCCAACTCGCCACGGCTTTTAACAGCATGGCGGATTCCATTGAAGCTATGGTGAACAACCAACAGCGGTTGATGGGCGACATTTCCCATGAACTGCGCACCCCCTTGACGCGCCTACAACTATCCTTAGCCCTCGCCCGTAAAAAGGGACAGCAAACCACGGAGACAGACCGCATCGCCTACGAGGCCGAGCAGTTAGAGAAACTGATCGCCGAGTTACTCGAGTTGTCACGGGTTAAACTCAGCACTAACGAGACTAAGGTTAAGTTAGGCCTAGCCGAATCCTTAAGCCAAGTATTGGATGATGCTGAATTTGAAGCCGAGCAACAGGGCAAAAAAATCACGATAGAAATAGATGAAGATATCGAATTAGCTCAATTTCCAAAATCCCTTTCCCGCGCCATCGAAAACCTGCTGCGCAATGCGATTCGCTACGCCCAGAGTGATATTCATATCCATGCGGCTCAATCGGAAAATCACGTGCACATTACCATTGAAGATGATGGCCCGGGGATAGATCCCGCCGAACTCGATGCGATTTTTAAACCTTTCTATCGTCCAGACTCGGCAAGACAAAGGGAAAGTGGCGGCTGGGGCTTGGGTCTTGCGATTACCGAGGCTGCCATTAGCGCCCATAAGGGTAAAATTAAAGCCGAAAATCGCATTCCCCATGGTCTTAAGGTATATATGAGTTTACCCAAATAA
- a CDS encoding sigma-54-dependent Fis family transcriptional regulator, with product MTVKPHLPSTQAWLADSWQRSIGAGLSEFQLPQELRLDASELKQKHEQYQMLIALVQSHALPLFNQLMAHSNSRLLLSDAEGYVLRHWGVSRYSTKLADVALDIGVNWLEQHKGTNAIGTALTAKQAVSVVGEQHFIRQNRFMSCTACPIFSPQGEMLGVIDITSEQQRHTQQTLMLVSSLAQQVETALLCHLPDSHYRIDLAAQPNLLSSGWQGIVIADSDGRIVGYNPMAKQLLNQAKVGDSVEQYLGDNWNRAGGFNPHLALHLQTQPLNIPSAKERVAISNKSLTQLGVRFRDPQLERAWQHANKVITKQIPLLVLGETGVGKEQFVKKLHAQSARRSEPLVAVNCAALPAELVESELFGYQAGAFTGANRTGFIGKIRQAHGGFLFLDEIGEMPLAAQSRLLRVLQEREVVPVGSNQSFKVDIQIIAATHMDLEKQVIQGLFRQDLFYRLNGLQVRLPALRERLDIERIIHKLHRKHRIAAQDICPELLVQMMQHDWPGNLRELDNLMQVACLMAEGDDTLTWQHLPDYLAAKLMREPLNAKPLCEEAQTCQDAASHPLSSTIAVQPNAQLLTAGTAEINSLHGAIYSNVLQAFQACNGNVSQCAKRLGISRNALYRKLKQFGIKE from the coding sequence ATGACAGTTAAACCGCATTTACCATCGACACAGGCGTGGTTGGCCGATTCGTGGCAGCGCAGCATTGGCGCTGGCTTGTCCGAGTTTCAGTTACCCCAAGAGCTTAGGCTCGATGCCAGCGAACTAAAGCAGAAACATGAGCAATATCAAATGCTCATCGCATTAGTGCAATCCCATGCTTTGCCCTTGTTCAATCAGTTGATGGCGCATTCTAATAGCCGACTCTTGCTCTCCGATGCCGAGGGTTATGTGCTTAGGCACTGGGGCGTGAGCCGCTACTCCACAAAACTGGCGGACGTGGCTTTGGATATCGGGGTGAATTGGCTCGAGCAGCACAAAGGCACCAATGCAATAGGGACGGCACTCACAGCCAAACAAGCCGTATCTGTAGTGGGTGAGCAGCATTTTATTCGCCAGAATCGTTTTATGAGTTGCACCGCCTGCCCAATATTTTCCCCCCAAGGTGAGATGCTCGGGGTGATTGATATCACCAGCGAGCAGCAAAGACACACTCAGCAGACGCTGATGTTAGTGTCCAGTTTGGCGCAGCAGGTCGAGACCGCGCTCTTGTGCCATCTGCCCGATAGCCATTATCGAATCGATTTAGCGGCGCAGCCCAATCTGCTCAGTTCGGGTTGGCAGGGCATAGTGATTGCCGACAGCGATGGCCGTATCGTGGGTTATAATCCCATGGCGAAACAATTGCTTAATCAAGCCAAGGTGGGTGATAGCGTTGAGCAGTACCTAGGTGATAATTGGAACCGTGCGGGCGGTTTTAATCCACATTTAGCTTTGCATTTACAGACTCAGCCCTTAAATATTCCCAGCGCTAAGGAGCGAGTTGCGATTAGCAATAAATCGCTCACTCAACTGGGCGTGCGGTTTCGCGATCCTCAACTTGAGCGCGCATGGCAACATGCCAATAAGGTGATCACCAAGCAAATTCCGCTGTTAGTGCTCGGTGAAACCGGCGTCGGTAAAGAGCAGTTTGTTAAAAAGCTCCATGCCCAAAGCGCGCGTCGCAGCGAGCCCTTAGTGGCGGTGAACTGCGCGGCATTGCCCGCTGAATTAGTCGAATCTGAACTCTTTGGTTATCAGGCGGGCGCTTTTACTGGGGCAAACCGCACTGGATTTATCGGCAAAATTCGCCAAGCCCACGGTGGTTTTTTGTTTTTAGATGAGATCGGCGAAATGCCGCTGGCGGCCCAGAGTCGTTTACTCAGAGTATTGCAAGAGCGCGAAGTGGTACCCGTCGGCAGTAATCAAAGCTTTAAAGTCGATATCCAAATCATTGCCGCAACCCATATGGATTTAGAAAAGCAGGTGATTCAAGGGCTGTTTCGACAGGATTTATTCTATAGGCTTAATGGTTTGCAAGTACGTTTACCTGCGCTGCGTGAGCGGCTGGATATCGAGCGCATTATCCATAAATTGCACCGTAAACATCGTATCGCCGCGCAGGATATCTGCCCCGAACTGCTAGTGCAAATGATGCAACACGATTGGCCGGGTAATTTGCGTGAGCTCGATAACCTTATGCAAGTCGCTTGCTTGATGGCTGAAGGCGATGACACTTTAACTTGGCAGCACTTACCCGATTATCTTGCGGCCAAGTTAATGCGCGAGCCGTTAAATGCCAAGCCGTTATGTGAAGAGGCTCAAACCTGCCAAGACGCTGCATCACACCCGCTAAGTAGTACTATAGCGGTCCAACCCAATGCTCAGTTGTTAACTGCAGGGACTGCAGAGATTAATTCTCTCCATGGAGCGATTTATAGCAATGTACTGCAGGCATTTCAGGCCTGTAATGGTAATGTGAGCCAATGTGCCAAGCGCTTAGGAATTAGCCGTAATGCCTTGTATCGTAAGCTGAAACAGTTTGGTATTAAGGAATGA
- a CDS encoding aldehyde dehydrogenase family protein, which translates to MIYAQPGTAGAIVNFKEKYANFIGGKWVAPVNGKYFDNRSPVNGQNFCQIPRSDAQDIELALDAAHAAKEAWGKTSVTERSNLLLRIADRVEQNLEYLAVAETWENGKAVRETLNADLPLFVDHFRYFAGCIRAQEGSAADIDGNTVSYHFPEPLGVVGQIIPWNFPLLMAAWKIAPALAAGNCVVLKPAEQTPVSILVLLELIEDLLPAGILNVVNGFGAEAGQALATSKRIAKLAFTGSTEIGYHILKCAAESLIPSTVELGGKSPNVFFADVMDHEDEYLNKAVEGMLLAFFNQGEVCTCPSRVLIQESIFDRFIEKVLARAQTIKQGDPLDTDTQVGAQASKEQFDKILSYLAIGKAEGAEVLLGGTLCQLDGGQSEGYYISPTIMKGHNKMRIFQEEIFGPVISVTTFKDEAEALAIANDTEYGLGAGVWTRDMNTAQRMGRGIQAGRVWINCYHAYPAHAAFGGYKKSGIGRETHKMMLNHYQNTKNLLVSYDVNPLGFF; encoded by the coding sequence ATGATTTATGCTCAACCCGGAACCGCAGGCGCAATCGTTAACTTCAAAGAAAAATATGCCAACTTTATCGGTGGTAAATGGGTCGCCCCGGTCAATGGTAAATACTTTGACAATCGCTCACCCGTAAATGGCCAAAACTTTTGCCAAATCCCACGCTCCGATGCCCAAGATATTGAATTAGCATTAGATGCCGCCCACGCAGCCAAAGAAGCATGGGGTAAGACCTCAGTCACCGAGCGCTCAAACCTGTTGTTGCGCATTGCCGATCGGGTCGAACAAAACCTCGAATATTTAGCCGTCGCCGAAACCTGGGAAAACGGTAAAGCTGTGCGTGAAACCTTAAACGCCGACTTGCCCTTATTCGTCGATCACTTCCGCTACTTTGCCGGTTGCATCCGCGCACAGGAAGGCAGCGCTGCCGATATCGACGGCAACACAGTCAGCTATCACTTCCCAGAACCTTTGGGCGTGGTCGGCCAGATTATTCCTTGGAACTTCCCGCTCTTGATGGCGGCATGGAAAATCGCCCCTGCGCTTGCGGCGGGTAACTGTGTGGTACTCAAACCTGCGGAGCAAACACCAGTCTCGATTCTGGTCTTGCTCGAGCTGATTGAAGACCTATTACCTGCGGGCATTCTTAACGTAGTCAACGGCTTTGGCGCGGAGGCGGGACAAGCACTGGCCACCAGCAAACGCATCGCTAAGCTTGCATTTACGGGCTCCACCGAAATTGGCTATCACATTTTAAAATGCGCCGCCGAATCCTTAATTCCATCGACCGTTGAGCTTGGCGGCAAGTCGCCCAACGTGTTTTTTGCCGATGTGATGGACCATGAAGACGAATATTTAAATAAGGCCGTCGAAGGTATGTTGCTGGCCTTCTTTAACCAAGGTGAAGTCTGTACTTGCCCATCACGGGTGTTAATCCAAGAGTCGATTTTTGATCGCTTTATCGAGAAAGTGCTCGCCCGCGCGCAAACCATTAAGCAAGGCGATCCCTTAGATACCGACACTCAAGTTGGCGCTCAAGCCTCCAAAGAACAGTTCGATAAAATCTTAAGCTACTTAGCCATAGGTAAGGCTGAAGGTGCAGAAGTGCTACTGGGCGGCACACTTTGCCAACTCGATGGCGGCCAAAGCGAAGGTTATTACATCAGCCCGACGATTATGAAAGGCCATAATAAGATGCGGATCTTCCAAGAGGAGATCTTCGGCCCAGTGATTTCGGTCACCACCTTTAAAGATGAAGCCGAAGCCTTAGCGATCGCCAACGATACTGAGTACGGCCTAGGCGCTGGCGTGTGGACGCGGGACATGAACACGGCTCAACGTATGGGACGCGGTATTCAAGCGGGCCGCGTGTGGATTAACTGTTACCACGCCTATCCTGCCCATGCCGCCTTTGGTGGATACAAAAAATCTGGTATTGGCCGCGAAACCCATAAGATGATGCTCAACCATTATCAAAATACCAAGAATCTCTTGGTGAGTTACGATGTGAATCCTTTAGGTTTCTTCTAA
- a CDS encoding DUF2809 domain-containing protein produces the protein MSTAVIRAFISRNPSRKSFCIYAVLLFLTEVLIALYAPAGFIRGFVGDVLVVILLFCMVRAVVPIANPVEKVAVKNTGDGIKRFFQTPLLAFTVLLFAFAIEFGQYWGLVDKLGLGGNRLARIVIGSHFDPLDLVAYFVGYLILVGCYCKSRQP, from the coding sequence ATGTCTACCGCCGTTATTCGCGCTTTCATCAGCCGCAATCCGAGTCGTAAATCCTTTTGTATTTATGCGGTTTTATTATTTTTGACTGAAGTCTTAATTGCCTTATATGCGCCTGCGGGTTTTATTCGTGGTTTTGTGGGCGATGTATTGGTGGTGATCTTGCTGTTTTGTATGGTGCGGGCTGTCGTTCCTATTGCCAATCCGGTAGAAAAAGTCGCAGTAAAAAACACCGGCGATGGCATTAAGCGTTTTTTTCAAACTCCTTTGCTGGCGTTTACGGTATTGCTGTTTGCCTTTGCCATCGAGTTTGGCCAGTATTGGGGTTTAGTCGACAAGCTAGGCTTAGGCGGAAATCGCTTGGCGCGGATAGTGATAGGTAGCCATTTTGATCCACTCGATCTCGTAGCATATTTTGTCGGTTACTTGATCTTAGTGGGCTGTTATTGTAAAAGCCGCCAGCCCTAG